In Pseudodesulfovibrio sp. S3, the DNA window GTCAGGATTATCAATAGTTCACATGTCAACGAGGACTGTCTTTTCTTTACATAATTTTAAGGAAGGTATTTCATGAAAAAACTGCTTATTGCTTTTGTGACCCTGGCTGTCCTGAGTGTCTCCGCTCTGGCTTTCGCTACCGACATCCGTGTCAAGGGTTCCACCACCGTTGACCCGGCCATGAAAAAGCTGGTCGCCGCGTATCAGGCCGCCAACCCCGGCGTGAATTTCTCCATCTCCGCCACCGGCTCCGGTGACGGCGCCAAGGCCATCATCAACAAGACCGCCGACATCGGCATGATGTCCCGCGACATGAAGGACGCCGAGATCGAAAAGTGCAAGGCCAACGGCACCGAGCCCGTCCAGTTCGTCATCGCCCTGGACTGCCTGGTTCCCATCGTCCATCCCTCCAACAAGGTTTCCGAAATCACCACCGCCCAACTGAAGGACATCTATCAGGACAAGATCCGCGACTGGAAAGACGTTGGCGGCGACAAGGGCATGATCGCCCTGTTCTCCCGTGAGACCAACTCCGGCACCTACGAAGTGTGGCACGGCAAGGTCATGAAGAAAGAAGACGAGTTCGACCTTGTTTCCCGTATGCCTTCCAACGCCGCCATGGCCGCCAAGATCGCCGGCAACAAGAAGGGCATCGGCTACGTTGGCCTGGGCTTCCTGAATCCCAACATCAAGGCCCTGACCGTGAATGGCGTGCAGGCCTCCGTGGCCACCGGCAAGGACGGCTCCTACCCCCTTTCCCGCGGCCTGAACCTGTACACCGGCGGACAGCCCACCGGCGAGACTGCCAAGTTCATCGAATTCGTCATGTCTCCCGCCGGCCAGAAGATCATCGCCGAAGTCGGCTTTGTCCCGGTCAACTGATATCAAAACGACTGCATCTGATGTAAGCTACTTCCCGTCGGGGTGCCTGGCGCCCCGACGGGATCACTCTTCATAACAGAAGCGAGAAACAATGCTCTCACGCTCCCACAAAGAAAAGGCCATCAAGACGGGGTTTCTGCTGGCCGCTAGCGCGTCCATCATCGCCCTGGGCCTGATCATGTATTTCCTGGTGGGCGAGGCCCTGCCGACGTTCACCGGCTTTGACGCCATGGGTGCGAAAGTCCCGGGCGTCAGCTTCTACGACTTCGTCTTCGGCGCACAGTGGAAACCCATATCCGAACACCCCCAATGGGGCATCCTGCCGCTGATCATGGGCTCGGTCTGGGTCACCCTGATCTCCTCGCTCATCGCCATCCCGCTCGGCATCATGACCGCCATATACCTGGCTGAGATTGCCCCCCACAAGGTGCGGGAGATCGTCAAGCCCATGGTGGAGCTGCTGGCCTCCCTACCCTCCGTGGTCATCGGCTTCTTCGGCCTGGCCGTGGTCGCGCCCATCCTGCTCGAAATTTTCGACATCCGATTCGGCGTGAACATGCTCAACGCCTCCATCATGCTCGCCTTCATGGCCGTTCCAACCATTACCTCCATTGCCGAGGACTCCATTCATTCGGTCCCCAACGAAGTCCGCGAAGGCTCTCTGGCGCTCGGAGCCACCCGGTTCGAGACCATCTGGCGCGTGGTGCTCCCGTCCTCGTTATCGGGCCTGTCGACAGCGGTCATTCTCGGCATGTCCCGCTCCATAGGCGAGACCATGGTCGTGCTCATGGTGGCCGGCGGCGCAGCCCGCATTCCGACGTCCATCTTTGATCCGGTTCGACCGATGCCCGCTTCCATTGCCGCCGAGATGGGCGAAACCAGCTTCGGCCTGGAAACGCACTATTTCGCGCTCTTCGCCATTGCCATGGTCCTGTTCGTCATCACGTTTCTCTTCAACCTCCTGGCCGACCACATTGCCCACAAATACAAGCAAGTCGGCTCAGCAACGCTGTAATCGAGGGAGCAGATGTCAGAAATGGTAAGCAACGACATGGCAATACCCGGTTCCACCATCCCGGATACTCCCGGCCATCGCCTCCGGCGCCGAATCACCCAGGAATTCTGGTTCAACCTGTTCCGGGTGGCGGTTGCCATCAACGGCCTCGCGCTTTTCATCATCATCGGGTACATGGTCTACTTCGGCCTGCCCGCCATCAGTTGGGACTTCCTCACGGGCCAGCCCACGGAAGGCGGCCTGGCCGGAGGAATTTTCCCGTGCATCGTCGGCACCCTGTACCTGTCCATAGGCTCCATGGCCCTGGCCCTGCCCCTGGGCGTGGCCTCAGCCATCTATCTGCATGAATACGCCATGCCCGGCCTGGTGATGCGCATCATCCGGCTGTGCATCAACAACCTGGCGGGCGTGCCTTCCGTGGTCTTCGGCCTGTTCGGCATGGCCTTTTTCGTGGCCGCGAGGGACCTCGGCGGACTGGGAATGGGCGTGTCCATTGCCGCGGGTTGCATGACCCTGGCCGTGCTCATCCTGCCGGTCATCATAGGCACCTCGGAAGAGGCGCTCAGGAGTGTTCCCGACACCTACCGCGAGGCTTCCCTCGGACTGGGTGCCACCAAATGGCAGACTGTTTTCAGGGTCGTCCTGCCCTCGGCCATGCCCGGCATCCTGACCGGCTCGATCCTGTCCATCTCGCGGGCAGCGGGAGAGACTGCGGCCATCATGTTCACCGCCGCAGCCAGCTATAACCCGACCCTGCCCTCCTCCATATTCGACGAAGTCATGGCCCTGCCCTACCAGATCTACTCGCTTTCGGTCTCCTCCACCAACCCCGAAGCCACACTGCCTCTCCAATACGCAACCTCCCTCGTACTGGTTACAATGGTGCTGGGCATGAACCTCATCGCCATCTTCCTCCGGTCCCATCTCCGCAAGAAGCTGGGCTAAAGGATTCCACGAAAAAGCCCCCTGCCCGGTATGCCGAGCAGGGGGCTTTTTCGTGCGCCGAGCCGACTAGCCCATGCGCTGGTAAAGCTGGACATAGGAATCGACCATCCGCTCCGCCGGGAAACGCTTCCGGCCCGAAACAAAGGCCTCCATCCCCATGAGCCGGACAAGGCCAGGATCGGAAAGCAACCGTGCCGCAGCCTCGATGAAACCCTTCTGATTTCCGGCCGGGACAAGCACGCCGGTGGACTGATCCATGATCTGCTCCGGCACACCGCCAACCTCGTACGAAACCACGGGCAAGGCCTTGGACATGGCTTCCATGATCACCAGGGAATGGTTGTCCGCCCTGGTGGGGTACAACATCACGTCCGCAGCCGCCATAAGCAGGGACAACTTTGTACGGTCCACGTACGGCCACAGGATCAGATCCCCCTCCCTCCCCTCGTGGTCGCCGCCCACGGCAAAGCAGACCAGCTCGGGCAGCCGGGCCTTGAGTTCAGCCCATATGTCCCGCCATGTTTCACCGGACTTGTACGCAGCGCTCATGCCGCCGTGGGCCGCGAACAGGACCACTTTGGCCACGGGATTGATCCCGAGTTGTTGCCGTGCTTCCGGTTTTGATCGAGGGCGGTCCGGCCAGGGGATGCCGTTGGGGATGATGGTCACCGGGCGCAGCAGGTGGGACTTGGCCAACCGGGCCAGCCAGCGGGACGGAGCCACCAGCACCGGGTCCAGCCGTTGAACCTGGGCCAGCTTGATCTTGCGCAGTTCGGCCGCGTCCGAAAATTTTCTGGGACAGGGACCGGCACACCCCTCGTCCGCGTTGCCGCAATCCATCGGATACGGACAGCCGCCGGTGAACAGTTCGCAGTCGTGCAGGGTGATGACGGTCCTGGTCCGGGCCGGGATGGAGCCGAGCAGAGTCGGCCAGTCGCCCGTGCAGTGCACGTGGGCAATGGCCTTGTCCGGGAGGTATCGGCCAAAATCCTCGGGCAGGATGGCTGCACCGTCCGCCTTTTCAGCCAGCTCGAAGCTGAGATTCGCTTCAATCTCATGCCGCTCCATGCCGGCCATGAGCAGCCGGGCCACGCGTGTAGCCCCGCCGGTAGTTTCA includes these proteins:
- the pstC gene encoding phosphate ABC transporter permease subunit PstC, which gives rise to MLSRSHKEKAIKTGFLLAASASIIALGLIMYFLVGEALPTFTGFDAMGAKVPGVSFYDFVFGAQWKPISEHPQWGILPLIMGSVWVTLISSLIAIPLGIMTAIYLAEIAPHKVREIVKPMVELLASLPSVVIGFFGLAVVAPILLEIFDIRFGVNMLNASIMLAFMAVPTITSIAEDSIHSVPNEVREGSLALGATRFETIWRVVLPSSLSGLSTAVILGMSRSIGETMVVLMVAGGAARIPTSIFDPVRPMPASIAAEMGETSFGLETHYFALFAIAMVLFVITFLFNLLADHIAHKYKQVGSATL
- the pstA gene encoding phosphate ABC transporter permease PstA, which encodes MAIPGSTIPDTPGHRLRRRITQEFWFNLFRVAVAINGLALFIIIGYMVYFGLPAISWDFLTGQPTEGGLAGGIFPCIVGTLYLSIGSMALALPLGVASAIYLHEYAMPGLVMRIIRLCINNLAGVPSVVFGLFGMAFFVAARDLGGLGMGVSIAAGCMTLAVLILPVIIGTSEEALRSVPDTYREASLGLGATKWQTVFRVVLPSAMPGILTGSILSISRAAGETAAIMFTAAASYNPTLPSSIFDEVMALPYQIYSLSVSSTNPEATLPLQYATSLVLVTMVLGMNLIAIFLRSHLRKKLG
- a CDS encoding glycosyltransferase, which translates into the protein MPFPPVYHHTGLETTGGATRVARLLMAGMERHEIEANLSFELAEKADGAAILPEDFGRYLPDKAIAHVHCTGDWPTLLGSIPARTRTVITLHDCELFTGGCPYPMDCGNADEGCAGPCPRKFSDAAELRKIKLAQVQRLDPVLVAPSRWLARLAKSHLLRPVTIIPNGIPWPDRPRSKPEARQQLGINPVAKVVLFAAHGGMSAAYKSGETWRDIWAELKARLPELVCFAVGGDHEGREGDLILWPYVDRTKLSLLMAAADVMLYPTRADNHSLVIMEAMSKALPVVSYEVGGVPEQIMDQSTGVLVPAGNQKGFIEAAARLLSDPGLVRLMGMEAFVSGRKRFPAERMVDSYVQLYQRMG
- a CDS encoding PstS family phosphate ABC transporter substrate-binding protein, whose translation is MKKLLIAFVTLAVLSVSALAFATDIRVKGSTTVDPAMKKLVAAYQAANPGVNFSISATGSGDGAKAIINKTADIGMMSRDMKDAEIEKCKANGTEPVQFVIALDCLVPIVHPSNKVSEITTAQLKDIYQDKIRDWKDVGGDKGMIALFSRETNSGTYEVWHGKVMKKEDEFDLVSRMPSNAAMAAKIAGNKKGIGYVGLGFLNPNIKALTVNGVQASVATGKDGSYPLSRGLNLYTGGQPTGETAKFIEFVMSPAGQKIIAEVGFVPVN